CCTCTCTtatccacctacacacacacacacacacacacacacacacacacacacacaccaatggctGATACAGGGAATCTGCAGGACTCCAGCTGATGTCTGGCTATTGAGCGGTGGCCGTCCAGAGGATAGGTAATGAGAGCAGTGGGGACGACTCCAGAGGGAAATCGGGTTAACAGCTTGATCAAATCTCATTTGAAGCTAATGAGCAGAACTAATTGAGTTCTCTCAGGGTTGACAGCACcaatccccccccaccccaccccacccaatgGCCACCCCGTGGGACAGTGCAATGTTTACTAGAGGCAGACCAAGATGAGGACAGGAGGAGCTCCTAGGCGTCTCCAAGGAGATGCAGCCAGTGCTGCTGCAACAGAGGCTCACAAACCCGCTCAGCCTGGGACCCACCCCAcagccagcagtgtgtgtgtgtgagagagagaggagtgtgaacACTACGGTGCTGTCTGGGGTGGAGTGTTGGTGTGACGTCTGAAGCTTAAAAGTACACTGTTGTTCTTCTCTGCTTTTTGAGGTAGCaatgtgtgatgagtgtgtgtgtgcgggcatgtgtctgtttgtgtttgtgttacaaCAGCACTTCCAAACAATTGTTTTTTCTGCCCCACTTTTGGTTAAGGACATGTAATGTAACACCCCATTGATAAATGCAAATTACAACAAGGCATGCTTTAAGGCTAAGCGTAGattaaaaatgtgttgcaaCATACTACTAACACAAGTGCACTGTGATTAATCAATGGAGTGTTAAGTATGTTTTGGTTAAGGACATTTAGTCAAAAGTAAGACAGATTTAGAGATCATTAGATTTAGAGGTTTATGAGACAATGCCAGGAAGACTGGTATTCAGGACGTTGccggtaagtgtgtgtgtgtgtgtgtgtctatattatTTAATCTCAACTAAATCCACATGAcatttgcgtgtgcgtgtgtgtacacgtggATTTGTATCATTGCCCATCATTTATGCTCGTCACCCAAGATTTGGGCCCCTTACTTTGGCAGCTCCTCAATCTGGTTGGCGTCGAGGTAGAGCTCCTCCAGGGTCTTCTCGAAGCTGAAGATCTCCTTGGGCACGTGCTCCAGGCTGCAGTGGGAGTAGTCCAGCGAGGTGACCGCCTCCTCCTCGCCACGCAGGCACCGACAGGGCACCAGCCGCACCAGCAGGCTCCGCTTGCTCGACATCATCGGGGAATGGTCACACCCTACCACCAGCACCTCtgggatgagaaagagagagggagagggagagggagaggtcacTTTCAATGCAAAGGATGAGCTTAAACGCAACAAAATAGAATATCACATTCCAGCCAAAACAACTCAGGACCTGACACAGGAGACGAATTCTAAACCAAGTGACCCGGACATGGACTCGTGTACTGGCCACTTGAGACTCGAGCCTCCAGTAGCAAAAGGTCACTGGACTTCGACCTGACGTTTGGAGTCTTCCCAATGGCACTGTTAACAGCACCAGGTCATCTGGACAGCCACGGTTCTACCAACACAGTGGAGGCCGCGAGAAGAGTTCACCTGACTACACTACAGAGAGTATTTTTTTCCACAGCACTACAACCTGTGTCAGATGACAACAAAACCCTTCGCATAAGAGGCCAACTCGAAACCGAATGGTTACATCAGCAGACATTTCTCCTGTTGCCATAATAGCAGGGCTGAGaacatatatttacatttataacACATCACACTCACTCAGATAATGGAATCTGAATTAGAATGGTCATTCACTGTCTACAAAACACAGAACAATGACGCAAAGACTGTCAAGAGGGCATATTGCCCACCAAGCGTTATGGGAAGTGTGGTGAAAATCTGTTCTCCATGCCCATCGATATGGCCTTCcaggcaaacacacagaaatcaaACAAAGGACTGTGGTGAGCCCAGCCTCTCAAACCTGTGCTCAAGGTGTGAACAGCCATGACAAGGGCCCTTCACTCTGCATATAGACCGCTGCATGTCCCCTCAGTCTCCACTGATGAGGGCCATTGCAGTCGTAATCAAACACGCGTTGCCGTGGACGACCGCGACGAGAGGCCGTCACCATGGCAGTGCAATCACGCAGGAGCCATAAAAGCCGTGGTTTATTTGACGACAGGATTGACCCCCCCGCCCTTCTCTCTGCGCCTACACGAGTAGAGATAAGCGAGCTGATAAGAGATCCTTTTACGAGACGACGCAGGAGACACGCAGGAGCTGTGTCTCCACCTCCATCCCCCTGCCTCTCAAAGCCTGCTGGTGCCCTATGCGTACATGTAAACATCCAGCATCACAACTAAATACATTACACTCCTTTGGTATTCCTGCCACTGTAGCCTAACAGAAGTAAATGTATTCTGTAGCCCAACAGTAGTAAATGCATTAACATACATGTGCTTTAATGCAAATGTGCAAACCAATAATGCAAAGGTTGAGGCAAGTGAGCATGTGGACATAACAGAGAGCACATGGAGCTGAATGTGGATGTGGGGTGCTGCGCTCTTcctgcaggagaggaggagagatgggggTCTGGAGAATGCAGTGTGCTGTCAGGTCACTGGTGTGGAATGAGGCCTCCTCAATGAGAGCCTTGTAatgggagagaggagaatgtCATCCCCctcccaatcacacacacgcacatggcaAAGAGTGTCTGTGGTCTCTGTAGGAGTGATTCgggtgtgcgtgtttatgtgtgtacatcACATAACTGATATTTATGCTTATTAGTTATATGAAGGTCAGTTTGTCTCGGAATGTCAGAATTACAAGCAGATAggggggaaggggaaggggagagcgagagcgagagcgagggaGCGCGGcgcgagagaggggggagagcgagagcgagagagagagagagagagagagagagaggagagagagagagagagagagagaaaacacacaaaagggaggaggggggcgAGGATCCAAATTGggatgagacagagacacagcagTGAATGAGATGGAGGCAGGCCAGGGGCAGCCAGAGGAGACACAAAGCCAAAGCAGAGATCATAGAGGACAAGAAGAgagatgaaacacacacacaaacacacacgcccacgcaccgcacacacacaccacacacacgagGGGAAGCAAGACGATGCGAGAgaaagtgtgcgtgtgcgtgtgtgtgttttacagaggCAAAGGTCAGCTCCAGACataactcctcctcctcctagcaGAGCCCGGGGGCCCTCTGGGTCACACCACTGGGGGTTACCATGGTGACCAACGACCGTGCTGGGGCAGAAGAGTCTCAGTGATGAGACGAGGAGTGCCCCCACACAAACAAAGGCCATTCACAACTAGACCTACATTTCCAAGGAACTGCGACTTTGATTGCATTCAGTGACCTATTATACGGCTGCCATTAATTGGCTGTGAAAGTAAGGTTTGACTATCCAATCACCTGTTTGACGAACAATAAATATCAAgtagaatgtaatgccagaggaattacaatagtggatggaaagctgctggcttaatgttggtggggaaatacctggaaaaaacattaaatcacttaatctttgagttcatacaaacccttgtaccaaaagaccttgtgtgtaaggcgttcttgagatataacattcaagatgtttttgaccttgacatttgacctccaacatcaattcacttcatctttgaatccatacaaatactcatgccaaatttcaggcatgtatgtcaaggcattcttgagatatcgcacttagtgttcattgacttgacctccaacatcaactcacttcatctttgagtccatacaaacacttgtacccaaatttgaagcatatacGTCAAACcattctggagatataatgcgcaaagcatgagatatggctgtgacttttattgacacaagggaaacacttaaacaggatgtgtagttttagagagcaccagattgtatgcattagaagctgagataGTTTGATTCAcgggtgacacctgtgccagtgttctaattagcccgggaactatgtcaacatgtctgtacgttaagcggttagagtcgcattagagaagaagaagaagaagaagaagaagaagaagaagaagaagaagaagaagaagaagaagaagaagaagaagaagaagaagaagaagaagaagaagaagaagaagaagaagaagaagaagaagaagaagaagaagaagaagaagaagaagaagaagaagaagaagaagaagaagaagaagaagaagaagaagaagaagaagaagaagaagaagaagaagaagaagaagaagaagaagaagaagaagaagaagaagaagaagaagaagaagaagaagaagaagaagaagaagaagaagaagaagaagaagaagaaagaagaagaagaagagaagaagaagaagaagaagaagaagaagaagaagaagaagaagaagaagaagaagaagaagaagaagaagagaagaagaagaagaagaagaagaagaagaaagaagaagaagaagaagaagaagaagaagaagaagaagaagaagaagaagaagaagaagaagaagaagaagaagatgaagaagaaggcAATTACTATCAAAGAATGCATTAGGGCAGACCTATGAGTTATAAAATCGAGTCATTATCTTGAAAGCTATAGGTGGTTAAACCCGTAAAGCAAACAGGTGGaagaacaataaataaataataaaactcAAAGAGAACAATATGTGGTTGTGCACGCTACCTTTGTGGATTGGCCTTTGATATATTACTACATCAATGGTGACGAAGAGAGAGGATGTAAAATCCTACTTTGAATTTGCACATCCATGTCAACAGATGGGATCTACTGTCGCCGCTTCAACTGACCTGAGGGCTATACTAGGGAGCAAGGTTACTTGCTTAACCAAGGGAACTTCAAaaagaactgctgctctcaaaACAACACGTCACTTTTGAAACTATAGATGCTCAGTGCCGTAAACAGCAACCTTGCTTCATGGAATACatccattcacacaaacactaaacacatacgagcgcgagagagaaagagagagaggggggggggggaagagaaagaaagagagaagagagggctagaaaaagaaagaaagaaagaagaaagaagaaagaaagaaagaaagaaagaaagaaagaaagaaagaaagaaagtgatgcAGGTGGAGTGTAAAGGTACATCCACATGACAAAAGACGTTTTTAAAAACAATGTTCTTCCTTTGTGTCGtccgcatacaaacacacacacgcgcgcaatGGAAAAACAGAGCCAGACAGTTGCCAGTCAGGAGGGCCAAGCTCAGACAGAAGCTTGACAGAGAAACGTGATTTGACAGCTTGGGCCGTGTCATCAttgttttcaaaaatctgtttttgccCGTCCTCACAGCTGTGCTTTTCAACAGTCTCTTCTCTGGGACGCGCTTTTAACAACTGGGCATTTCCAGGCACCGACAACACCAGTGCCGTGAGGACAACGTCAAAAACGAAGCAAACATGTCCATCTTTAACACTGCGGTGTGGATGGGCTCTAATAATGGTGTTAAGAGTGTGTCAGGAGGCAGAACGAGAGCTCTGTGAGAGAAACTGACTGCAGGAAATGCAGCACTGTGTGAaacgtgtcacacacacacacacacacacacacacacttcaaaagcCAATGTGTTTCCTCCTAAGGGTACTGCGAACACGCACAAATacatgctctctctcgctcattgTTGTGCATTCCCACAATCACACAAACCAGTATTTCAATTTATGCAAAACTGAGGTTTAACATCGACATTGTATCCAGTTCTGTTCGGGAGTAGAGACCGATAAGCGAGCAAACACACGTAAACAGGAAGTTTGCGTGCATTGTCTCATCACCGACAGGAACGCAGAAGAAGTGATGCAAAGAAATCACTGAGAGCACCCGCAGGCGAAAAAACaacctcacactctctctctctcgcacaccctgtgtgtgtgtgtgtatcacttaACTGCACAACCCAATGAGTGTCCCACTCCAAAAGCAGAAggcaacacacagcaacacccACAGCTATGTGCCCTGGATGGGAGTGGAGGCCTGGGCTCCAGCTGGCATGCCACTGTACTTGTCCCAGAGATAAAGGGAGCAGAGCAGACTCCAGTGAGTgagcccctccctccctccctggctCTCAGAATAGGACTGGTCCAAGTGTGCCGTTACATATGATGGATATGAGGGGTAGTGGGAACACACTGAACTTCGGATGTTTTAGGGAGACAATTCTCGGTCACTTTTTGCAAGTCATTTTCAGTGATTACAACCATAATGTTTAGGCTTCACCAAAACCTTGCTTACTTTTGAAACGCTAttagaggaggaaagaggagagtcTGCATATCCTCTGGCTCAGGGTTCTACTAGCTCAGGGTGCAGAACTGTTCTGAATGGGAGCAAAAGCGGTGACTTCACTGTGCTCTgctctgaggaagaggagaggaggaggaagaggaatgcAGGGCAGAGCTGGAGCAAAGCGCAGAAGAATCCCACCGACAACTAGGTCAAGccaggggaagagaagaggggggaggagagagagaaggggagagacagagaagagggggggggcagagagagagagagagagagagagagagagagagagagagagagagagagagagagagagagagagagagagagagaggagagagagagagagagagaggtggagagtgatGTTTGGTGCAGGCACTACCAAGAGAGAATGAATAGGAGAGACAAGGGGAGGcgtgagcgagtgagtgggGAGGGGATTGTTTAGGAGAAAAGGACAGAGTGataagggagatggagggaggagtaaagggagggagagaaacaccACCCAGACGGTCTCATGCTTGTGTCTGCAACAGCCAGAGGCCACGCTGGCTCTATGGTGGCCTTTACACACATTTGTAAcacttttagatagatagatagatacttattgatccccaggggaaattcaagaagcattttagcactttaagtcTGCCCAGCCTGCAGTTCCCCCTTAACATGGCCTCTTACTGCTTTAGAACGTCTCAGAACAGTCAGgccagagttcacacatttccCTCCAATGACTAATGAAGGCCTGGAGAATAACAGGGACATGTGCAcgtgtttgcatgtatgtgtgcgtacgcacagaacagagagaacagGCATCATAGAGGGGAAGGTGAGGACACCTGCATATACTAGAGTGTTTAACAACAAaccatgtttcaacacacacacatgaacacacgcacacatgcacaaatatacaccacacataaacacccctAGCTGATACAACAGGCCTGCATTTTTAAGAAATATATCAGGTTAGGGATCAGCAATGCAGCTGCACCACTTCTCTTAAACCACTtgatagcagtgtgtgtgtgtgtgtgtgtgtgtgtgtgtgtgtgtgtgtggtgttggctGTCCTACAAATGATTTACATGGAAGTAAAGGTCTACTTGTTTTTTTACATAGGTGTTTCCGTAGGCCAGACACTTCAGACCACAGCTCCATAACTGCAGCAATATAGTTCAGCCATCAAGCTCTTATTTCagacctctctcttctctctctttccatctctctctctccatcttgtgCACACGCTCCCACGCTCCTTGGTTTCTCTCTGAAGGGACAGGAGGACTAAAGTGCTCTCGGACTACAATGGCAGAACAACAGGAAAGTGCTGAGACGGGCGGTATTGGTGTCAAGGGCATTCTGCTGGAGAGGGAGAACCTGCTGGTCCGGTTCTCCAGGGCAGGTTTGGTTCTCAggggcgagagggagagagtctcCCCTGcgctcctgagagagagagagagagaaaaagaaagagaaagagcaagcgcaatagagagagtgtgtaagagtaaaagagagagagacagagcgaaagaaagagagtTGAGGCCCGAGGGGTGAGATGAGAACAAGAGTGGTATTGTCTGGATGAATTCATTATGAGATGAGGGTGGTAATCTGATCtgtaggagggagggagggagagatagaaagagagaaacagagcgaGAGAGTCCTCTCTGTCTTCATTTCAGACCAGGAGGTTGATGCTTtaatctaagtgtgtgtgtgtgtgtgtgtgtgtgtgtgtgtgtgtgtgtgtgtgtgtgtgtgtgtgtgtgtgagagactcagGTCCTCCATTCTGCTGGGTCTGCCTCCCCATTTGAAATGTCTTTAAAACACTCCTGGCCTTGTCAGAGGATTTTATGGCCACAGACTGATTTATCCTGTGTTTGCTGCAGGGTAGTCGAAGAGGTGGGCACGCAGCTCCACAGAACAAAAAAGGCATGAATCGCTTGGAGCGCTCTAGAAAGGCTACTTTAAAAGCCTGAAAAAAATGGCTCCACACACCAGCATGGCCAAGAGGAAGCAGACGTGGCTTCAGGAGGCAGAAAGTGCCTTGGCTCTGGGCTCTTGACTCTATTAAAAGGTAGTGGAGTGAGAGTGCTATCTGTAGGTTAGATAAACTGAAGTTATGCCTTTAGTGGGCCAGTGTTAACGCAACTTTGTTATCTGTAGGCTAGACTGGAAAACTAGGGCTACTTTGAACGgtctcaaacaaacaaaagttcAAACAAAGCTTCATTCAGCCATAAGTTGTAGCCTGGTTGGAAAAGAGCAGCATGATAGCTGGGGGCTAATCTAAAGGAAGGCTGTGTATGTGAGAAGGCCCAGATAGATGAGAAGAGGGAACAGCAACATCGCATTGGACTCCGTCCACCTCGTTCCCAAATGTCAAGCGGAGTGTCCGGTGCCACGAGCACACAGTGTTCAAGACAAATCAGCACGAGGATCTCCACTGGACTTTACCCCGAACCTCCACATGGGAACAAAGAAATCTGATATGAAATCATAATCAGCTCAGGGCAGCCGCCCCAACCTCCAGCTGCTACTGACACTTGAGCCAATCAACATCCCCGGTCCACAGCCCGTCAGCCAATCAGCAGAGACGCACGGAGGGGGATGCAGGATAATGTGTGCAGCCATGAGCGCTCAACTGGCGGGTTTCCTGCGGCACGCAGCAGCGAAGTCACAGAGACGTCCGTTTCCTTGAcaacacttgaaaaaaaaaaagtttccatTGGAGGCCGTACCTCAGGCTGGGTCAAAACTCACAGGGGAAGAGGGTGAGCCgcccctccatacacacacacggcacctcacacacactatgactACTCAGAGAGACTCTTATCAATTATACGCTAGCTGACTTGTAGTGCTGGCAACCTAAATGCCCTGTCCACTGAATCAGAAAGCAAACAttcacaaacagagacacaaacagagacagagacagagacagagacagagagagagaaaaaagagggaaagagaggatggCCTGggaagagagatagggagatgACCAGCAAGATGATGTCAGAGAAATGGAGTGGAgggagaagggaaagagagggaccCTGACAAGAGAGGAGACGAGATGAGAACAGCAGCACCAACAGCAGAGTGAAGCAGGAGAGAACAGAGCGGAGAACGGGAGAAACCACGAGTTTGAGTTGGTGCGACAGATCAcatttgtatgagagagagagagagagagagagagagagagacagaacagggcaagagaaaaaagagagagggagagggaatgagggagagactttgtatgagcaggagagagagaggggagggaggggaggccATAAATAGCAGCGCGGTTAAaagccctgctgctgctgccactgagTGTTTCATTAAACATGAGGGTGGGCTgaacaggagaggaggggagaggaggggagaggaggagagaggaggggagaggaggagaggaggagagatgtaaTGACAGGGGAGGGGTGAAGTGTCATAGGGGTGTTTACGGGCCACAGGGCCAGAACTCTCTACTTCCACCCTCATGTCCAGCCTGCTCCTTAAGATGCTTACGTATCAGAacccagaaaacacacacaccccctcatgGTGAGTATTCATATTAGCATTACTCTAAAACACTTCCTGTTTCCTTAAGATACCCTCTCACTACCCACTGGACCTTCTAAGAATGCGCTGCTCTTATTTACGAGAATGGACCGGTGGAGCGGTGGTTGTTTTCTgctcctcacacatacactcaagaCACTGAAAATCTTGTTTGCTCAATAATAAAGATGAACACACGCATACCGGTAAATGCTTCTGctgattcactaggtgcaacacccaaccagaggggtatttcacaaaacctagggatttttaggttatcctggatgaatttagccttgacttggtttcacaaaagagatggcacataagttaccatggggatttattctctgcacctaacagccaagctaagttaattctaatggtaattatgtggtcttattggttcagctagctgtcattcacatcagacctccATGCTaattttaaggagctttattccttttataaactatttgctaaatgtatttgctcgcaaaacaaaacagattgtctgcctactaccatatggttattattttaattgtgatagccttagAATTATTAACGTAGGCCTAGgtactcattgtttgcttattttattgatagacgtttgatgaatagcctactgtagttgattggaagtggaggggcaagttttcgaagatattttcaactataatattaaggtatatcatatgtgcatctttgcagtggcaagcgctttcttaatgatgttgcgtgccgagacaaggaagcactcacacgtgggtgcatacgtaaatttgcattcagttggtctaccacgcctacttctgctgttttacagaaatagccatgattccccattccaaaaaggataactttacttcattgttagtctatatcaaaagcggttgttcactttgtgtgaatgacgctattttccgagtcttttttattccaaccgtgggcattttggagcagaaacgagaacgcgcacacatcctgaattacttacacctggcttgacatagtcgctcctactcgtcctggattggcattagtgaaacgagttgagctaggatgaccagacaacgctgtcaaacctcgctttatcacttatcttggatgtcttaattctgcctttgtgaaatacccctcaggtcTGTGTAGACACTAATAACATAGACATTAACAATAGCAGCAGCTACagcacacctggctccaccggaAACAAATGAGCTGGCTAAAGAGCCGTCCATCCAGAAGGTCCACTGATTGGTCGGTAGGCTGTGATTTTTGTAGATTTTGATCTCTAATGCTGAACCTGCTCCAGAGCAGGTTATGTTTGAGATAAGTTCCCATGGCGCTGCACCTTAGTTAAAAGAAGAACGCCTTCATATCACTGGAAATCCAGTGGGAACCTTAAGTTGCTAAACCCGCGAATCTTGCTTTGTAGTACACTCTGATCTACCTTGCATGCAAATAGATCCCCTGCAGTGTGTCCTCCTCAAATTGAAGTGTTGAACTTGTCAGCCAATCTACTCtggcagtggacacacacacacacatcaggtgacTTGACCAGGGAACCACCACCAAGTTTGTGAGCATGATGCAGATttgagcctctgtgtgtgtgtgtgtgtgtgtgtgtcatatgttCAATGACAAAATTCTTATCTCTACACCTCCTTACTCGTCCAATCAACAGCCAGAGATCCCGAACTGCACACcagcacatcaacacacaccccGGCCACATGATAGCAcagcacccccctccccccccccaagacCCGGCCCGGCACAACAGACACATCTTAGATATCGCCTTCAAGTTGGAAATAA
The Alosa sapidissima isolate fAloSap1 chromosome 23, fAloSap1.pri, whole genome shotgun sequence genome window above contains:
- the LOC121699017 gene encoding erbin-like; protein product: MMSSKRSLLVRLVPCRCLRGEEEAVTSLDYSHCSLEHVPKEIFSFEKTLEELYLDANQIEELPNNCSTASCSIG